A genomic region of Alligator mississippiensis isolate rAllMis1 chromosome 6, rAllMis1, whole genome shotgun sequence contains the following coding sequences:
- the LOC109285589 gene encoding pulmonary surfactant-associated protein A, with the protein MMLSPQLFHVTTALALLLVTSYAEKECIGICGKGNQGTKAIILTKQLIEYGRKLFATNGKSADFETIFNMCKNAGGFIASPKNKGENNAILEFVRHFNPYAYLGIKESLNPGEFLYLDGTELSYTNWYPGEPSDRRTEACAEMYIDGTWNDKKMQLPSPDCL; encoded by the exons ATGATGCTGTCACCTCAGTTGTTTCATGTAACCACAGCACTCGCCCTGTTGCTGGTGACATCCTACGCTGAAAAAGAGTGCATAGGAATTTGTGGGAAAGGAAACCAAGGAACAAAAG CCATTATTTTGACTAAACAGCTAATAGAATATGGAAGGAAATTGTTTGCTACCAATGGGAAATCAGCTGATTTTGAAACCATATTTAACATGTGCAAAAATGCTGGAGGCTTCATTGCATCCCCCAAGAACAAGGGGGAAAATAATGCCATTTTGGAGTTTGTGAGACATTTTAACCCATATGCATATTTGGGAATAAAGGAGAGTCTGAATCCAGGTGAATTCCTTTACCTTGATGGCACAGAGCTGTCTTATACAAATTGGTACCCAGGTGAACCCTCTGATAGAAGGACAGAAGCTTGTGCAGAGATGTACATTGATGGCACCTGGAATGACAAAAAAATGCAATTACCATCTCCTGACTGTTTGTGA